The DNA region TGGGTTTAGCATGTTTGGATGTTAAGATACAAGTTGACATGTGTCTGCTGAAGACATTCACCCATCATATGTAGGGTATTCTTCACTCTTTTATGATTAGACTCGCACATGAAAACCTATGAAAGCATAACTGTGTTTTAGCATTGCATTTCACTGAAAGCTGGATTTCAGCTTGTACTGTGTGCACAGGATATACTTTTTGTGTTCATGGATACATAATGCCTCTTTGATTTACATACTAAAATGCAGAGCACATAACATTAATATACAAACCTACGCACATCTTTGCATGCATGCAATTAagtatgctcttttttttttttttttttgcggatCACCCAAACGCATAATTTCACCGGGAACAAAAACCTAAAGCTAAACTTGAAAATAGGCACGGCCTCCGCTCGGCAGGAGCCAGCTTGGCGCGGAAAAGCCGCTCCGTGTTCCCGTCGCGAAGCCGCAcagccgcggcccccgggccggcagcagggggaaggcACCCAgcaccgctccgcaccgctccgcgccgccgctcgcggcccccgcccgctgccggcccggcggggcgcccGCCCGCGGCACAGCGCGCCCGCGGCGGCACAgcgcgcccgcggcggccccacgccgcggcgcggcccctgcgccgcgcggcggcgccacctggcggcggcgggaggccccgCTCGGCGGCCGCGCGAAGGacgcggggggcgccgcggcccgcggcgggggcctCCCTCGGTggtcgccgcggcggcccccacACGGCGCCCCCCGGCCCGTCGCTCCCCGCCTCTCCCGCGGCTTGCGGGGCCGCGGAGGGAGCAcaaaatccctcccccccccccgcgttaGCGAAACCCACCGTTCCCTGTAAGCGCAGCCACCCGGGTCCCCGTCCGCTCCGCGGCAGCCGAGGCGCGGATGCGGCGGAGGCGCCCCCAAATcagaggcggcagcagcaggcggcTGGTCGGCGGCGCtggagcaggcagcggcggccgccggggcagcggctccccgccgcccgcccagccATGGTCAGCAGTCGCCGCGGGCGGAGGCAGCGGAGGGCTCCGCCGCCGTgcggctccccggccccggccgcgcgccgcggcccgccggccgttggcggccgttggcggcggccgcgggggcccggcctgagggggagggggcgcggggcggcggctgcTGAGCGGGGACAAAGTTGACCTGTGCCGCGGAAAGTGTGAGTAGAGCCGCGCGGGgggtgcgtgtgtgcgtgcatgtgtgtgacgGGGGCAGGAGCGCGGCGCCCGGGCGGTTGTATCGGcatgtgcgcgcgcgcgcgtttGTGGCGCCGTGCGGAGCCGCGCCAGCTCCGCGCTGTCACCCGGCGGCACCGACCGGGCAGCCGCCCTcggcctccctcccccccccggctctgGGGCTGGCCCCgtgcccctcccccccaccccgcccctccccgcgccgccccgcacccccctccccgcacggctccccccgccctcccccgccgCGCTCTCCGGTCGTGGGCAGCGCGCGGCGCGctccgcccgcgcccccccccaccaacagccgccgccgccgcgcgggcgcGCGCCGCCGTGCGCGCGTGCGGGGCGCGCGCGCCCGCGGctgccggggcgcgcggggctccgtgtgtgtgtgcgtgtgtgttgtgtgtgcgtgtgtgttgtgtgtgcgtgtgtgtgtgcgtgtgcgtgtgtgtgtgtgtgtgcgcgcgcccCTGTGCGAGCGCTGGTGTGTCTGCGCCGCCTGCGTGCGGGGTGCTGTTTGTGTGCGTTTCTCGCCGAACCTCCCCAACTGCAATACTCGCCTCCTTTGCCTCCTCCGCGCACCGAGCAGGCAGCTGCACGGGTTGCCACAATGCTGGGGCCCTGGAGGGTTCGGGCCAAGTAAGTACCGGGGTTGACTTTTCTCGcgctctctcttttcttcccttccttttccccccccccccgccccttccccgcCGGGTCTTTTCCTTGCTGTTGCTTTCCAGCCCCCGACCcctcccccgccctcccccccctttggaaagccatttctcccaactctgggtgctgctcagttGAGTGGCAGTGTCCGGCTGGGGCtgcctgcttgctgctgctgtcgGCGGTACTGAAAGCTGCTTCGAGCCGGATATGCAGTGCGGTAATCTAAGCGTTGaactctttggggaaaaaaacacacacagaagaaaaatcccaaTGCAACCCCGTTCCGCAtctccccttttccccctccttccgctcccccccccccaatcttatGAACCTCTGTAGGGAGCTGGCGAACAGCAGCACGCAGTCATCACAGAGGGGTTTCCAGGGTGGGATTGCAACCTTGTATATAGCCAGCTACAACTTTATTTTCTCTATACCTCCCaccccctttatttttttttcagagaaagggagaaaggaggagggagggatggtTGTATTCTTCTCCTTTACTAACCATAATTGAATTAAAGTTATAAAATGCCTGGGAGTTTAACACTGACGGGGCAGGTtttcaatggcttttttttttttttccgaagaACTGTCGGTTAATGGATGAATGGATCTGATCGAGCTGAGAAAGAATATGCTAGATACATGCCTTTGAGTAAGATTTCTGCTGCCTTTATGCAGTGAAGCCTTTTGCTTTGAGTAATTCCAATCCAGTTGATGTCTGGTCAGAATTAGAGAGAGATTCGCCGAGACTTCCGATTTCTTGCTGCATGACTGCCTTTGCTGCAAGTGCTAGATTTGCAGCCTTGAACCTGATGCCACAGGAGATGTCTTGCAGTACTGAGACTTGCCATTTTTTAGGATGCGTTCCTCCAAACCAGAGTTGTGGCTTGAGGATTGGAGCTCTGAGGTGGACGATAGAAAATGCAAGCCTGCTCCAGGAACCCAGCATTTAAGCCCGGATGATTTATTAGTCTTCCTCTACTGACACACAATGCATATATTTTCCCTATTCATGTTGCTTTTAGACTAGTAGAAGTAGAAGAAAACCACAAGGAGTCAGAAGGACTGCAAGAAGGAATGGAAATCGGATTTGTTTCCAGATAGATGAAATTCGGGTATTAAATCACTGACGTAGGTCAATGGTAGGGTTTTCCCCCATCCCCCTTGGCTTTTAATCAGCCTGGGTGTCTTCTCCCCTAAAGGATGAAGAGCACTGACAGCCATCGCTGCTTATAATCAGTAACTCTGATGCTTGGAGTGTTGGCGATGAGATATTTCCATGAGACCTATTTAGATCTCTCCACTTCTACGAGGCTAGTTTTACAGAACGTTGGGAATAAACGGTATGTCAGATATGGCTGAGACTGCGAAGATGATCCGCATGTTTTACATTTTTCACAAATTTTGGGTGAGTGGTTAAAACATTCCCTTCAAGTGTGAGAGTAtgtgtgcctctgtgtgtgtgcctctgtgtgtgtgtgtgtgtgtgtaagaacTGAAGACCTCTGCTTGATAGTGAGCTCTGTTACATTGTACATAACTCATTCTGGGAATCATAAAATCAATTAAGATGATTTACTTGTATAAAGATACAAAATTTCTCTCACTGAATAGAGCTATTAAGTGTATTGAAGTAGGGGGTGGATGTATTTAGTTTCATTACTGAAGAATTCCACCACAAAAGTCctctactgtgtgtgtgtgcgtgtgtgggggtgggtgggtgtgtgcctgtgtgcatgtgtgctttccatatgcatatacatatattatgtatatatataaataaaagtgtTCTAGGAAACAGATGATTTGGAGAATCTGTCAGTATTCTCTCTGTTGAATTAAACTGCAGTTTTCAGCACTGAGCATTTTTCTTTGGATTCCTACTATGGCATTTCCATCAGTGGTTAAAAATCAAGGTAGCACTTTGGCTCTGTAAAAATAGGGAAAGACCTTAGTGCACTGTGCACTGAGGAGGTTCTGAAGGGAAGGGGGAGCTGGGTAATAGGGGAGGTGGGAAACCTCGTAAAATGGTGCTGCTTTTCTCTTAAATTAGAACCGTGAAACTGAACTGACAGccattttatgtatatttatggGACTGGTGGTGAAAAAGAAATCcaatgaaacattgaaatgtaCCACATATGAATAGAACCAGAACAGTTTCTATTGTGGCCTCACCTTTTTAAACACCACAGGCATTTAACTCACTAGGAGTTGCCCATCAACCTTTTAATCAGTGCATGTCATCCAGTTTTCAGAAGTGTGGGAATTAGAAGTGACAGGAGTTTTCTTTGTTTGATTAACAATCCAATCTCTACCCCACTAAAGATATATATAAACTTTGTGTCCGTTTTAAATTTTACAGTGTTATGCTATtatgttgctttcttttttcttctcacccaaacaggaaataaaatgtaCGCTTGCTGCTCTACAGTAACTTTGGAACAGGACCTcaacaaaaaaatgcatatcTGGATGCTGCAGACGATCGCGTTTGCTTTAACATCACTAGTCCTTTCGTGGGCAGAAAGCATCGAGTATTATGGGGAAATCTGTGATAATGCATGTCCTTGTGAGGAGAAAGACAGTATCTTAACAGTGAGCTGTGAGAACAGAGGGATCATCAGCCTTTTTGAGATCAGTCCACCGAGGTTCCCTGTCTACCACCTCTTGTTGTCGGGGAACCTTTTGAACAGGTTGTACCCTAACCAGTTCGTCAATTACACCGGGGCTTCGATTTTGCACCTAGGGAGCAACGACATACAGGACATCGAAACGGGGGCCTTTCATGGTCTGAGAGGTTTAAGGAGGCTGCACCTGAACAACAACAAGCTGGAACTTTTACGGGATGACACTTTCCTTGGGCTAGAGAGTTTGGAGTATCTACAAGTTGATTATAATTATATTAGCATCATTGAACCCAATGCCTTCAGCAAACTGCATTTGCTGCAGGTGCTGATTCTCAATGATAATCTCCTCTCCAGTTTGCCCAACAACCTTTTCCGTTTTGTGCCCTTAACTCACCTGGACTTGAGGGGTAACCGGCTGAAGCTGTTGCCCTATGCGGGCCTTTTGCAGCACATGGATAAAGTGgtggagctgcagctggaggaaaACCCCTGGAATTGCTCTTGCGAGTTGATTGCTCTAAAGGATTGGCTGGACAGTATCTCCTACTCTGCTCTGGTGGGAGATGTGGTTTGTGAGACCCCTTTCCGCTTACATGGTCGAGACTTAGATGAGGTCTCCAAGCAGGAGCTTTGCCCCAGGAGACTCATTTCGGATTATGAAATGAGACCGCAGACACCGCTGAGCACCACAGGGTATTTCCACACCACCCCGGCTTCGGTGAACTCTGTGGCCACCTCTTCTTCAGCTGTTTACAAATCCCCCTTGAAGCCCCCTAAGGGGACCCGCCAACCCAACAAGACCAGGGTGCGCCCCACCTCCCGCCTGCCCTCAAAAGACTTGGGATACAGCAACTACGGCCCCAGCATCGCCTACCAGACCAAATCCCCGGTGCCTTTGGAGTGCCCCACTGCCTGCACTTGCAACTTACAGATTTCTGACCTGGGCCTCAACGTCAACTGTCAGGAGAGGAAGATCGAGAGCATTTCCGAACTGCAGCCCAAACCCTATAATCCTAAGAAGATGTATCTGACAGAAAACTACATTGCTCTGGTGCGCAGGGCAGATTTTGTGGATGCCACCGGGCTGGATTTGCTGCATCTGGGCAATAATCGTATCTCAGTTATTCAGGATCGGGCTTTTGGGGATTTAACTAACTTGCGAAGACTGTACCTGAATGGGAACCGGATTGAGAAGCTGAGCCCAGAGCTGTTCTatgggctgcagagcctgcagTACCTCTTCCTTCAGTACAATGTGATCCGGGAGATAGAGGCGGGCACCTTTGAACCCGTTCCCAACCTCCAGCTCCTGTTTTTGAACAACA from Apteryx mantelli isolate bAptMan1 chromosome 1, bAptMan1.hap1, whole genome shotgun sequence includes:
- the SLITRK5 gene encoding SLIT and NTRK-like protein 5 translates to MYACCSTVTLEQDLNKKMHIWMLQTIAFALTSLVLSWAESIEYYGEICDNACPCEEKDSILTVSCENRGIISLFEISPPRFPVYHLLLSGNLLNRLYPNQFVNYTGASILHLGSNDIQDIETGAFHGLRGLRRLHLNNNKLELLRDDTFLGLESLEYLQVDYNYISIIEPNAFSKLHLLQVLILNDNLLSSLPNNLFRFVPLTHLDLRGNRLKLLPYAGLLQHMDKVVELQLEENPWNCSCELIALKDWLDSISYSALVGDVVCETPFRLHGRDLDEVSKQELCPRRLISDYEMRPQTPLSTTGYFHTTPASVNSVATSSSAVYKSPLKPPKGTRQPNKTRVRPTSRLPSKDLGYSNYGPSIAYQTKSPVPLECPTACTCNLQISDLGLNVNCQERKIESISELQPKPYNPKKMYLTENYIALVRRADFVDATGLDLLHLGNNRISVIQDRAFGDLTNLRRLYLNGNRIEKLSPELFYGLQSLQYLFLQYNVIREIEAGTFEPVPNLQLLFLNNNLLRSLPGNIFSGLSLYRLSLRSNHFSYLPVSGVLDQLKSLLQIDLHENPWDCTCDVVGMKLWLEQLNTGVLVDQVICESPKKFAQSDMRAVRAELLCPDYSDIVVSTPTPSSGPLPARSTPSSSTVRLNGTAAAGGAAPAGGGGGGSSVPLSVLILSLLLVFIMSVFVAAGLFVLVMKRRKKGQGDHASANNSDVSSFNMQYSVYSGGGHHHHHHHPHHQQHRGGGGGGGGGGGGGGAALPKVKTPAGHVYEYIPHPLGHMCKNPIYRSREGNAGEDYKDLHELKVTYSSHPLQPAAGPPPPPPPGGEDAPQRSPAYSVSTIEPREELLSPVQDADRFYRGILEPDKHSSSSTLGTPGSTLPDYPKLPAAFTYSPNYDLRRPHQYLHPGPGDGRLRETVLYNPPSTVYVEPNRNEYLELKAKLNAEPDYLEVLEKQTTFSQF